The genome window CTTGCACAAGGCCTGACCAAGCCCGATCTGCTGATCGCCGCCGGCTTCAGCTATGAAGTGGTAACGGCGCACAACGGCTGCCTGCAAATGGAAGTGACCGTGCACGGCAAGATGGCGCACGCCGCCATTCCGGCAAGCGGCGTGGACGCCTTGCAAGGCGCAGTCAAAATCCTGAACGCGCTGTACGCGCAGAACACGCTTTACCAGCAAGTGACCTCGGACGTGCCGGGTATCACCCACCCCTACCTGAATGTCGGACGCATCGAAGGCGGCACCAACACCAACGTAGTGCCGGGCAAGGTCAGCTTCAAGCTGGACCGCCGCATGATCCCCGAAGAAAACGCCGTCGAGGTCGAAGCGAATATCCGTCAGATCATCCAGGACGCCTCAGCCGCCACGCCCGGCATCACGGTCGAGATCAAGCGTTTGTTGCTGGCCAATTCCATGCGCCCCCTGCCCGGCAACCAGCCGCTGGTCAGCGCCATACAGAAGCACGGCGAGGAACTCTTTGGCGAACCGATACCCGCCATGGGCACACCGCTCTATACCGATGTCCGTCTGTATGCCGAAGCCGGTATCCCCGGCGTCATCTACGGCGCCGGCCCCCGCACGGTGCTGGAATCGCATGCCAAACGCAGCGACGAACGCGTGGTGCTGGAAGACCTGCGGCGCGCAACCAAGGTGATCGCACGCACACTGTCCGATCTGCTCAAACCGGTCTGACAGGCAAGTTTGAATCGCACTTGATGGCAGGCCTGTGCATTGCAGGCCTGCCATTGCATTTGGCGGCTCAAGCCAGCCGCATCACCCGGCGCCAGAACAGCACCGCCACCAGCACAAAGACGGCAAGCCCCAAGTAGGACGCGATCGGCGCAAAGCTCTCGCCTGCGATGGCTAGCGGGGCGTCCGAGCTGCTGGCGCCGATCACGGCGGCCATCAGCACGCCAACCAGGCTTTCACCCACGATCAACCCTGATGCAATCAGCACGCCGCGCCGGTTGGGCGCATCGGCAAACTGTTCATAGGGCTTGCCTGCGGCAGCGGCGCGGCGGCGCAATGCGAGTTCAAGCAGCCATGCCAGCACCGCGCCCGCCACGATAGGCGCGGCAACCGTGGGCGGCAGATAGATGCCTATGCCCACCGCCAAAACCGGCATGCGGGCCACACGGCAGGTGCGCTTCAAGATCTCGTCCAGCACGATCAGGCACACCCCCACGCCCATGCCGATCAGGATCATGGTCCAGTTCAACTGATGGGTGAAGATGCCGCGCGCAATCGCCAGCATCAACGTCGCTTGCGGGGCCGACAACGCTTGCGCCGGGTCCATGCCCTGGCGCGGCATCGCATCGGCAAAACCATAAGCGTTGTAGAGCAGGTCCAACACCGGCGAAATCACCGCAGCGCCCACCACGCAGCCGATCAAAAGCGCTACCTGCTGGCGCCACGGCGTAGCGCCGACCAGCCAGCCGGTCTTCAGATCTTGCAAGTTGTCATTGGAAATCGACGCAACCGCAACCACGGCGGACGTGCTGAAGATCGCCAGCGCAATCGCCATCTGCACGCCATTTTGCGCCGCGAGCAATTCGCCGCCCAAGGCCAGCATCAGTAAAGACACCAGCACAATGGCCACAATGCCCACCCCGGAAATCGGGCTGGTCGACGATCCCACCAGACCCGCCATGTAGCCGCAGGCCGCAGCGACCAGAAAGCCGAATACAAAGGCGAACAACACGGCATAGGCGACCAGCTTCCAGATGGCGCCGGCCGACAATGGCGCGCCCGCCAGAAACACCTGGAACGTCACCACCAAAATCGCCACCAGCACCAGCGTGACCACCGAAATCCAGCCCGCCGACAAGTCGCGTTCCGTACGCGGCGCTTGGCCGGCCCGCGCCGCCCCCGCCTTCGTCAATGCCGAAAACGACGCCTTGACCCCGCGCGCCATCGGCATGAACAAAGTGGCCAGCGTCCAGATAGCGCCCACGCCAATCACGCCCGCGCCGATGAAGCGCACCTGCGAGGACCACAAACCCGAGGCGTATTGAGCAAGAGTCTGGCCCGCCGGCATGTCTCCCATGGCGGTCAAGATGGGCACCGCGATGCCCCACGAAATGATCAGGCCTGTCAGCATCGCAAGGCCTGCCACAATGCCAATCAGGTAGCCGGCGCCCAACAGCGCCAGCGAAAAACCCATCGGCAGGCGAAACACCGCCCCGCCCAAGGCGAACCAGCCGCTGACGCCATCACCCAGCACGCGCAGACCGCTGGCGGCAAAGCTGACGACGGCGGCTGCAACGCCGCCAGTCACGATATCGCCCATGCCGGTCGCAGCGGGTTTGGCTGCCGGCTTGGCGCCCGCTGCCCCTGCATCCTCAGCCGCGTCTTGCGCGCGCTCTGCACTGCCCACGCGCAGAATTTCCGCCGCCGCCACGCCTTCCGGATAAGGCAGATCGCTTTGCACCACCATCACATGGCGCAGCGGAATCGTGAACATCACGCCCAGCATGCCGCCCGCCGCGCAAATGCCCAGCGTCTGCCAGAACGGAAAGCCCTGCCAGTGGCCCATCATGACCAGTGCCGGCAGGATGAAGATGATGGATGACAGCGTGCCGGCCGCCGAGGCCTGCGTCTGCACCATGTTGTTTTCAAGAATATTGGCGTCCTTGAACAGACGCAGCACCGACATTGAAATCACCGCTGCGGGAATCGCCGATGAGAACGTCAGGCCGACCTTCAGCCCCAGGAAAACGTTGGAGGCCGTGAAGATGACCGTGATCAGAGCGCCCAACAAAACGCCGCGGAACGTAAGTTCCGGCAACGTGACATTGGCAGGGACGCTGACGGGTTGAGTCATTGAAGTCTCCCGTTGTGATTTTGAAGAAACGGCGAATTCTAGCGCGACACCGTCCACAGGGTGGTCACCACGCGTAAGCGCCGCTGGGCAGCAGAAGCTGCTGCCAACCCAAAAATTCTCAAAAGATTATGCTGAAACCAGGCTTATCGCCCCCGGAATTTGATTACTCATGCCATCCGCACAGGTCTAGCATGGAGCGATAACAGGAGACAAATTCATTATGTGTGACGCCAGCCCCCCGACCGATGGGCAAGACCTCCGGCATGACGCCGATCCCGCTGAAACCGCCGAATGGCGCGACGCCCTGCAGTCGCTGGTAGTAAGCGAAGGCGCGGGCCGCGCAGGATATGTGCTGGACAATCTGCTGGGGCATGCCGCGTCGCTGGGCCTGCGCGCCAATAGCCAGACTCGCACTGCCTATCTGAACACGATACCCGCCGACCAGGAACCGCCTTTTCCCGGCAACCTGGCGGTGGAAGAGCGCATTGCCCGCATCAACCGGTGGAACGCGCTGGCCATGGTCGTGCGCGCCAACCAGGCTCACGGCGAGCTGGGCGGCCATATCGCCAGTTATGCATCGGCGGCCGACCTGTTTGAGGTGGGCTTCAACCATTTCTTCCGGGCGCAGTCAGCGGATGGGCCGGGTGATCTTGTCTATATGCAGCCACATTCCGCCCCGGGCGTCTATGCACGCGCCTACCTGGAGGGTTTTCTGGGCGACGACGATCTGGCGCATTTCCGGCAGGAAATCACCGCGACATCGCGGGGCCTGCGCGGGCTGTCGTCCTACCCCCACCCGTGGTTGATGCCGGACTTCTGGCAGTTTCCGACGGGATCGATGGGCATCGGCCCCATCAACGCCATCTATCAGGCGCGTTTCATGCGCTACCTGGAACACCGCTCCCTGGTGCCGGGCGCGGACCGTAAGGTCTGGGGCATCTTTGGCGACGGAGAAATGGACGAACCCGAGTCCATCGCCGCGCTGACGCTGGCTGCGCGCGAAAAACTCGACAACCTGGTCTTCGTCGTCAACTGCAATCTGCAACGGCTGGACGGCCCGGTGCGCGGCAATGGCCGCATCATCGACGAATTGGAAACGCTGTACGCGGGCGCGGGCTGGAACGTGATCAAACTGGTCTGGGGCAGCGACTGGGATGCGCTCTTGCGCCGCGACACCGGCGGCGCCCTGGCCCGCGCGTTCGCCAACACCGTGGACGGACAGTTTCAAACCTTTGCTGCCAATGACGGCGCCTTCAACCGCGCCCACTTCTTCAACCAGAATCCTGAGCTGGCCGCGCTCGTGGCCGACTGGACCGATGACGCCATCGACCGCCTGCATCGCGGCGGCCACGACATGGTGAAGATCCATGCGGCGTATCACCGCGCGGCCCGGCATCGCGGGCAGCCGACCGTGATCCTGGCGCAGACCAAGAAAGGCTTCGGCATGGGCGCCGCTGGCCAGGGCAAGATGACGACCCACCAGCAAAAGAAGCTGGACGACGACGCGCTGCTGGCATTCCGCGACCGCTTCGCGCTGCCGATATCGGACGCAGACTGCCTGGCGCTGAAGTTCTACCGTCCCGCCGAAGACAGCGCCGAACTGCGCCATCTGCAAGCGCGCCGTGCCGCGCTGGGCGGCCACATCCCGCGCCGCAATACGCAATCGCCCAGTCTGACGCCGCCCGATGCCGAGCAATGGGCGCGCTTTGCGCTGGCCGCCGACGGCAAGGAAATGTCGTCCACCATGGCCATCGTGCGGATGCTGACGGGGCTGCTCAAGGACGAAACCATCGGCTCTCGCATCGTGCCCATTGTGGCGGACGAGGCCCGCACTTTCGGTATGGCCAACCTGTTCCGCCAGATCGGCATCTATTCAGCGCAGGGCCAGTTGTACGAACCGGAAGACATCGGCTCGGTGCTGTATTACCGCGAGGCCCGCGATGGCCAGATCCTGGAAGAAGGCATTACCGAAGCGGGCGCCATTTCGTCCTGGACCGCAGCCGGCACCAGCTATTCGGTGAACGGACTGCCGATGCTGCCCTTCTACATCTACTACTCGATGTTCGGATTCCAGCGCATCGGCGATTTGATCTGGGCCGCCGCCGACCAGCGCACGCGCGGATTCCTGGTCGGCGCCACGTCCGGGCGCACCACCCTGGGCGGAGAAGGGTTGCAGCATCAGGATGGCTCCAGCCACATCATGGCTGCCACCGTGCCCAACTGCCGCGCCTACGATCCGGCCTATGCCTTCGAGGTCGCCGTTATCGTCGAATACGGCATGCGCCGCATGCTGGACGAACAGCACGACGAATTCTTCTACCTGACGGTCACGAACGAGAACCTGGCCCAGCCTGATATGCCGTCGGCCCCTGGCGTGCGTGAAGGGATTCTGCGCGGCATGTACCTGCTGCGCCCGGCGCAGCAAAAGGCCCAAGTGCGGTTGCTCGGCGCAGGGCCCATGTTGCGTGAAGCCGAGATGGCGGCTGACCGTCTGCGCGAACAACATGGCGTGGACGCGGAAGTCTGGAGCGTCACCAGTTTTTCCGAATTGGCCCGGGACGGACGTGAAGCGGAACGCGCCCGCGTGCTGGGGCTGGACGCCCAAGAAGACTGGGTGCGCACATGCCTGGGCGGCAGCAACGCCCCGGTGATTGCCGCCACCGATTACGTGCGCGCCGTGCCCGACCAGATACGCGCCTGGGTCCCGGCCCCCTTCCGCACCCTGGGCACCGACGGCTTTGGCCGCAGCGACACCCGCGCCCAACTGCGCGACTTCTTTGAAGTCAGCGCCGATTGGATCGTGCTTTACGCGCTGGACATCCTGGGCCGCCAAAAAGAGGCCGACGCCCTGCGTAAAACCTTGAGCGCCGCCACACGCCAAACGCCGCCCTGGCAATCGTAGATGGGTGTCGTGCGAGAGGTCCAGGACAAGAATGCGATTGGCAGTCGGGTTCTTGTCCGGAACCTCTCGCGTGCCCCATCCAGCGACCGATTGGCGCCGCAGCGGCATCCCCACATGCCGCCCTCCGCCGCAGATGACTCTGCGCTATCGGTATCATCTGCAACCCGTCCGGCATTTGATCAAAATCGTCCGCACGCTGCACTGCAACAACCAATCACCTGCGCTTTCTGGTGAAATACGGATGTTCCCCAAGCATTTCGCAAAGAATACGGCGGGCCGCGAGCCCGCCTTTGGTCATCCCGTTTCCTTTTTCAGTTAGTGCCTCAGAGGCCCCGATCCCATGGACGAAACTCTTACCAAAATGGCGTTGGATTACCACGCCTATCCCACCCCCGGCAAAATCTCGGTCGTCCCGACCAAGACTCTGGCCAACCAGGACGACTTGTCCCTGGCCTACTCTCCCGGCGTGGCCGCTGCGTGCATGGCCATCTTCGAACAAGGCGATGACGCCGCGTCGAAGTACACCTCGCGCGGCAACCTGGTGGGTGTGATCACCAACGGCACCGCCGTTCTGGGTCTGGGCAACATTGGCCCGCTGGCCGCCAAACCGGTGATGGAAGGCAAAGGCTGCCTGTTCAAGAAATTCGCCGGCATCGACGTGTTCGACATCGAACTGGCCGAAAACGATCCTGACAAGCTGGTCGACATCATCGCGGCGCTGGAACCCACGCTGGGCGGCGTCAACCTGGAAGACATCAAGGCGCCCGAGTGCTTCTACATCGAGAAGAAGCTGCGCGAGCGCATGAAAATTCCCGTCTTCCATGACGACCAGCACGGTACCGCCATCATCTCGTCGGCTGCCATCCTGAACGGCCTGAAGGTCGTCAACAAGGACATCGGTTCGGTCAAGCTGGCTTGCTCGGGCGCAGGCGCCGCGGCTATCGCTTGCCTGGACCTGCTGGTGCACTTGGGCGTCAAGCGCGAGAACATCTTTGTCGTCGACTCCCGTGGCGTGATCTGGGATGGCCGCGATGAAAACATGGAGGCCAACAAGAAGCGCTACGCGCAAAAGACCGACGCCCGTACGCTGGCCGACGTGGTCGACGGCGCCGATGTGTTCCTGGGTTGCTCCACCGCTGGCGTGCTGACCGGCGACATGGTCAAGACCATGGCCGATCGTCCGCTGATTCTGGCGCTGGCCAACCCGGAACCGGAAATCCGCCCGGAAATCGCCAAGGCCGCCCGCCCTGACTGCATCATCGCCACCGGCCGTTCGGACTACCCGAACCAGGTCAACAACGTGCTGTGCTTCCCCTTCATCTTCCGCGGCGCCATGGATGCCGGCGCCTCGCGCATCACCGAAGAAATGAAGCTGGCATGCGTGAAGGCCATTGCAGAACTGGCCCAAGCCGAGCAAAACGATGAAGTGGCCCGCGCCTACGCCGGCCAAGAGCTGTCGTTCGGTCCCGACTACATCATCCCCAAGCCGTTCGACCCGCGCCTGATCGTCCAGATCGCGCCGGCCGTGGCCCAAGCGGCTGCCGACTCCGGCGTGGCCGCCCGCCCGATCGAAGACATCGAAGCCTACCGCCAAAAGCTGATGGGTTTCGTGTACCACTCGGGTCAGCTGATGCGTCCGCTGTTCGCCCAAGCCAAGAAGGCGCCCAAGCGCGTCATCTACGCCGACGGCGAAGACGAGCGCGTCCTGCGCGCCGTGCAAACGGTGGCTGATGAAAAGCTGGCGTTCCCGATCCTGATCGGCCGCCCCGCCGTCATCGAGATGCGCATTGAAAAAGCCGGCCTGCGTCTGAAGGCTGGCGAGCACTTCGAGATCGTGGACCCGGAAGACGACAACCGTTTCACCGAAACCTGGAACGCGTACTACCAGCTGAAGGGCCGTGAAGGCGTGACGCCGGCTATCGCCAAAGCGATGATCCGCAAGCACAACACGCTGATCGGCGCGATGCTGCTGCGTCGCGGCGACGCCGACGCGCTGCTGTGCGGCGTGGCCAGCAAGTACGACAACCAGCTCAAGTACATCGACGAAATCATCGGCAAAAAGGAAGGCCAGACCTACGCCGCCCTGAACGTGCTGATGCTGCCCGACCAGACGCTGTTCGTCACTGACACCCACGTCAATGAAAACCCGACGGCCGAAGAAGTCGCCAGCATCACCATCCAGGCCGCAGACGAAATGCTGCGCTTTGGCGTGGTGCCGAAGATCGCCCTGCTCTCGCATTCGAACTTCGGCAGCCGTGTGACGGAATCGTCGCGCAAGATGGCCACCGCCAGCAAGATCGTGCAAGAACGCGCGCCTGACCTGGAAGTGGACGGCGAAATGCACGCCGACGCCGCCTTGTCGGAAAAGATCCGCGTTCTGGCCTACCCGGACAGCACGTTGAAGGGCCGCGCCAATCTGCTGGTCATGCCGAATCTGGACACCGGCAACATCACGTACAACATGCTGAAGATGACGGGCAGCAACGGCGTCGCGATGGGTCCGATCCTGCTGGGCGCCGCGCGCCCGGTACACATTCTGACCACCAGCGCGACCGTGCGCCGCATCGTCAACATGACGGCGCTGGCCGTGGTGGATGCGCAGCAGGAAGCCGCCGAAGCCGCCAAAAAGCGTCGTTAATCGCTGACTGGCTCAAGGTTGCGGGCGCCCTTCGGGGCGCCCGTTTGCATTGCGCGAAATCAACACGGCGTGCTCGTCCAACAGCCTGCACGAATGGTAAAACCTAGCTTGTCCTTATCCCTGGAGACGACATGCTGGCCGACGCTCTATATGCCTGGTTTCACTACCTGGCCATTTTTGTACTGGTGGTGGTCTTGACGGCCGAAGCCGTGCTGCTGCGCCCCGATCTGACCGCCAATGGCGTCAAGCGTCTGATCATCTATGACCGTTTCTACGGGATCAGCGCCATCGTCGTTCTGATCACCGGCCTGCTGCGTCTGACCCAGGGATTGAAAGGCGCCGCCTTCTACATGAGCAGCCCCTGGTTTCACGCCAAGATCACGCTGTTCGTCGTCATTGCGCTCTGTTCGATTCCCCCCACACTGGCATTTTTGCGGTGGGCAAAACAATCGCGCCAACAGCCGGGTTTTGTACCTGCGCTTCCGGAAATCAAACGCGCGCGGCGCTGGGTCATGATTTCGTCGCACCTGTTTATCTTTCTGCCGCTGTTCGCGGTGCTGATGGCCCGGCATGTAGGCGGGTAAATGCAGGTGGATAACTAGACCGCGCGCAGCCGTTCAGACAGATACTCTACGAACACCCTGACCCTCGCTGGCAACAATCGCGTATCCGTGACCACGTGCAGCGGGAACGGCCCCAGGGTCCAATCAGGCAGAACGCGCTGCAACTCGCCAGCGCGTTCAAGCTCTGTCTGTTGCGCGCCCACTGCGGCAATGCCGGCGCCAAGCATGGCCAGCTTGCGGGCCATGCCGGCTTCGTTCACCGAGA of Achromobacter seleniivolatilans contains these proteins:
- a CDS encoding M20 family metallopeptidase translates to MTDYARLDAWVDAHFDEEVRFLQSLVRVPTDTPPGNNAPHAVRTAELLQDFGFDAEAHAVPAQAVKDYGLESITNLIVRREYGPGRRIALNAHGDVVPPGDGWQHDPYGGEIDNGSLYGRASAVSKSDFASFTFAVRALEAVAKPSHGAVELHFTYDEEFGGLLGPGWLLAQGLTKPDLLIAAGFSYEVVTAHNGCLQMEVTVHGKMAHAAIPASGVDALQGAVKILNALYAQNTLYQQVTSDVPGITHPYLNVGRIEGGTNTNVVPGKVSFKLDRRMIPEENAVEVEANIRQIIQDASAATPGITVEIKRLLLANSMRPLPGNQPLVSAIQKHGEELFGEPIPAMGTPLYTDVRLYAEAGIPGVIYGAGPRTVLESHAKRSDERVVLEDLRRATKVIARTLSDLLKPV
- a CDS encoding OPT family oligopeptide transporter, with protein sequence MTQPVSVPANVTLPELTFRGVLLGALITVIFTASNVFLGLKVGLTFSSAIPAAVISMSVLRLFKDANILENNMVQTQASAAGTLSSIIFILPALVMMGHWQGFPFWQTLGICAAGGMLGVMFTIPLRHVMVVQSDLPYPEGVAAAEILRVGSAERAQDAAEDAGAAGAKPAAKPAATGMGDIVTGGVAAAVVSFAASGLRVLGDGVSGWFALGGAVFRLPMGFSLALLGAGYLIGIVAGLAMLTGLIISWGIAVPILTAMGDMPAGQTLAQYASGLWSSQVRFIGAGVIGVGAIWTLATLFMPMARGVKASFSALTKAGAARAGQAPRTERDLSAGWISVVTLVLVAILVVTFQVFLAGAPLSAGAIWKLVAYAVLFAFVFGFLVAAACGYMAGLVGSSTSPISGVGIVAIVLVSLLMLALGGELLAAQNGVQMAIALAIFSTSAVVAVASISNDNLQDLKTGWLVGATPWRQQVALLIGCVVGAAVISPVLDLLYNAYGFADAMPRQGMDPAQALSAPQATLMLAIARGIFTHQLNWTMILIGMGVGVCLIVLDEILKRTCRVARMPVLAVGIGIYLPPTVAAPIVAGAVLAWLLELALRRRAAAAGKPYEQFADAPNRRGVLIASGLIVGESLVGVLMAAVIGASSSDAPLAIAGESFAPIASYLGLAVFVLVAVLFWRRVMRLA
- the mdeB gene encoding alpha-ketoglutarate dehydrogenase, whose protein sequence is MCDASPPTDGQDLRHDADPAETAEWRDALQSLVVSEGAGRAGYVLDNLLGHAASLGLRANSQTRTAYLNTIPADQEPPFPGNLAVEERIARINRWNALAMVVRANQAHGELGGHIASYASAADLFEVGFNHFFRAQSADGPGDLVYMQPHSAPGVYARAYLEGFLGDDDLAHFRQEITATSRGLRGLSSYPHPWLMPDFWQFPTGSMGIGPINAIYQARFMRYLEHRSLVPGADRKVWGIFGDGEMDEPESIAALTLAAREKLDNLVFVVNCNLQRLDGPVRGNGRIIDELETLYAGAGWNVIKLVWGSDWDALLRRDTGGALARAFANTVDGQFQTFAANDGAFNRAHFFNQNPELAALVADWTDDAIDRLHRGGHDMVKIHAAYHRAARHRGQPTVILAQTKKGFGMGAAGQGKMTTHQQKKLDDDALLAFRDRFALPISDADCLALKFYRPAEDSAELRHLQARRAALGGHIPRRNTQSPSLTPPDAEQWARFALAADGKEMSSTMAIVRMLTGLLKDETIGSRIVPIVADEARTFGMANLFRQIGIYSAQGQLYEPEDIGSVLYYREARDGQILEEGITEAGAISSWTAAGTSYSVNGLPMLPFYIYYSMFGFQRIGDLIWAAADQRTRGFLVGATSGRTTLGGEGLQHQDGSSHIMAATVPNCRAYDPAYAFEVAVIVEYGMRRMLDEQHDEFFYLTVTNENLAQPDMPSAPGVREGILRGMYLLRPAQQKAQVRLLGAGPMLREAEMAADRLREQHGVDAEVWSVTSFSELARDGREAERARVLGLDAQEDWVRTCLGGSNAPVIAATDYVRAVPDQIRAWVPAPFRTLGTDGFGRSDTRAQLRDFFEVSADWIVLYALDILGRQKEADALRKTLSAATRQTPPWQS
- a CDS encoding NADP-dependent malic enzyme, encoding MDETLTKMALDYHAYPTPGKISVVPTKTLANQDDLSLAYSPGVAAACMAIFEQGDDAASKYTSRGNLVGVITNGTAVLGLGNIGPLAAKPVMEGKGCLFKKFAGIDVFDIELAENDPDKLVDIIAALEPTLGGVNLEDIKAPECFYIEKKLRERMKIPVFHDDQHGTAIISSAAILNGLKVVNKDIGSVKLACSGAGAAAIACLDLLVHLGVKRENIFVVDSRGVIWDGRDENMEANKKRYAQKTDARTLADVVDGADVFLGCSTAGVLTGDMVKTMADRPLILALANPEPEIRPEIAKAARPDCIIATGRSDYPNQVNNVLCFPFIFRGAMDAGASRITEEMKLACVKAIAELAQAEQNDEVARAYAGQELSFGPDYIIPKPFDPRLIVQIAPAVAQAAADSGVAARPIEDIEAYRQKLMGFVYHSGQLMRPLFAQAKKAPKRVIYADGEDERVLRAVQTVADEKLAFPILIGRPAVIEMRIEKAGLRLKAGEHFEIVDPEDDNRFTETWNAYYQLKGREGVTPAIAKAMIRKHNTLIGAMLLRRGDADALLCGVASKYDNQLKYIDEIIGKKEGQTYAALNVLMLPDQTLFVTDTHVNENPTAEEVASITIQAADEMLRFGVVPKIALLSHSNFGSRVTESSRKMATASKIVQERAPDLEVDGEMHADAALSEKIRVLAYPDSTLKGRANLLVMPNLDTGNITYNMLKMTGSNGVAMGPILLGAARPVHILTTSATVRRIVNMTALAVVDAQQEAAEAAKKRR
- a CDS encoding DUF2214 family protein → MLADALYAWFHYLAIFVLVVVLTAEAVLLRPDLTANGVKRLIIYDRFYGISAIVVLITGLLRLTQGLKGAAFYMSSPWFHAKITLFVVIALCSIPPTLAFLRWAKQSRQQPGFVPALPEIKRARRWVMISSHLFIFLPLFAVLMARHVGG